A single region of the Branchiostoma lanceolatum isolate klBraLanc5 chromosome 1, klBraLanc5.hap2, whole genome shotgun sequence genome encodes:
- the LOC136441764 gene encoding protein phosphatase 1D-like produces the protein MAPSSAGKGVLSLRVTAEANQGGRKYMEDLICINFEREQGYEMAFFAVFDGHGGKDAAQFARENLYDFIKKQPGFFSRDNDKVCRAIRQGFLETHKAMWKKIGSWPKTVTGLPSTAGTTAAVVLIRGCTMFVAHVGDSGIMMGRHDLYYDRVRAVPLTHDHKPELPSERERIESLGGKVMNKSGVNRVVWHRPKLSHTGPIRRSTQIDCIPFLAVARSLGDLWSYDYGSGKYMVSPEPDISVHTVDPRCDRFIVLASDGLWNMMSMQDVCNYVQECEARKHEEVGGHVSHKLVHKALSRWRARMLRADNTTAITIFIDSPGGPKPDDKIIIPSKKPWKCLAEHPEPSTSTPQQLQKEQAKSKKFRPRSLTPTKYRQNSLCEPAANKGPKLNSDFPHGPSTSAPPQQRDSEKRQAKSKKDRPRSLTPTLLRQNAVCEPTSNKGHMLNSDPPRDDTANQQQGSDTSANTNHIPDNKPSSEARTNQDNDKIGDKKPDPTAKEDSPSKDNVENDITKAACSRPGGPLNRKRAHAEGSLAVGETGSPAKKLKGGMVGETKMGRSLRSRDFSFHGRPVKGRQAKNSPLKGTKKTPLKSSQRKLTPRKT, from the exons ATGGCTCCAAGTTCGGCAGGAAAGGGTGTCCTTAGCCTTCGGGTTACGGCAGAAGCTAATCAAGGGGGCCGAAAGTATATGGAGGACTTGATCTGCATCAATTTTGAACGCGAGCAAGGCTACGAGATGGCTTTCTTCGCTGTGTTCGACGGACACGGAGGGAAAGATGCCGCCCAATTTGCCCGCGAAAATTTGTACGATTTCATCAAGAAACAACCAGGATTTTTCTCCAGAGACAACGACAAGGTCTGCCGGGCGATCAGACAGGGGTTCCTGGAGACTCACAAGGCCATGTGGAAGAAGATCG GTTCTTGGCCCAAGACAGTGACTGGTCTGCCGAGTACCGCCGGTACCACAGCAGCAGTGGTCCTGATCAGGGGCTGTACCATGTTTGTGGCTCACGTGGGGGACTCAGGTATCATGATGGGACGACATGACCTGTACTACGACAGAGTCCGG GCTGTACCGCTAACTCACGACCACAAACCAGAGTTGCCCAGCGAGCGAGAACGAATCGAGAGTCTTGGCGGTAAAGTCATGAACAAGTCTGGCGTCAACAGGGTGGTATGGCACCGCCCGAAGCTCTCGCACACCGGGCCCATCCGCCGCAGCACGCAGATCGACTGTATCCCGTTCCTCGCCGTCGCACGCTCCCTCGGGGACCTCTGGAGCTACGACTACGGCTCGGGGAAGTACATGGTCTCGCCGGAGCCGGACATCAGTGTACACACGGTGGATCCGAGATGCGATCGGTTCATCGTGCTCGCAAGCGACGGCTTATGGAATATGATGTCAATGCAAGATGTCTGCAACTATGTGCAGGAGTGCGAGGCTCGGAAACACGAAGAA GTCGGCGGTCATGTGTCCCACAAACTGGTCCACAAGGCGCTGTCAAGATGGCGAGCGCGAATGCTGCGTGCCGACAACACCACGGCCATCACCATCTTCATTGACTCCCCGGGCGGTCCCAAACCGGATGACAAGATCATCATTCCTTCCAAGAAACCGTGGAAGTGTCTGGCAGAGCATCCCGAACCTTCCACATCCACACCTCAGCAGCTACAGAAAGAGCAGGCGAAGAGCAAGAAATTCAGGCCCCGTAGCTTAACACCCACGAAATATCGACAAAACTCCTTGTGTGAGCCAGCTGCAAACAAGGGACCCAAGTTGAACTCTGACTTTCCCCATGGACCTTCCACGTCTGCACCTCCACAGCAACGGGACAGCGAGAAAAGGCAAGCAAAGAGCAAGAAAGACAGGCCGCGTAGCTTAACACCCACCCTACTTCGGCAAAACGCCGTGTGTGAGCCAACCTCAAACAAGGGACACATGTTGAACTCTGACCCTCCCCGCGATGACACAGCAAACCAACAACAAGGCTCCGACACATCAGCAAACACCAATCACATTCCAGATAACAAACCAAGTTCAGAAGCACGGACCAATCAGGACAATGATAAGATAGGTGATAAGAAACCAGACCCAACAGCAAAGGAAGATAGTCCATCCAAGGACAATGTTGAAAACGACATCACGAAAGCCGCATGCTCCCGACCTGGAGGCCCTCTCAACAGGAAAAGGGCTCACGCTGAAGGCAGTCTAGCCGTCGGAGAAACCGGTTCTCCAGCTAAGAAATTGAAAGGTGGTATGGTCGGGGAGACGAAAATGGGGCGTAGTTTGAGATCGCGAGATTTCTCTTTCCACGGTAGACCTGTGAAGGGTAGGCAAGCTAAGAATAGCCCACTGAAAGGAACGAAGAAAACTCCTCTGAAGTCTTCGCAAAGAAAGCTAACACCAAGGAAAACCTAG
- the LOC136441755 gene encoding cytospin-A-like isoform X2 produces MKRSRPPFGTSAGFRPPSSLAGSRVGSFRGVGRSDLMASAARSSSTPGQVTSSAAVISRSRHYLSRSQEHLADDPTASSRRVPARPKSSLGLATAVAPRKTSSSSNASSTSAKDGGCREKNVPARENGGSKDKTVTTKENTKEKSVAAKETAAKTDASKEKLPKERTKSDSSSRRLSKDKTGASKSRPSDKRVQPVAPTRVSSGRDNEVTTRPVASRIDMDVLKEELRQVRLLLERQVEQGPATSGEERNSVHETLVKMIEQLQQQNQTISQELTGLRGENRLLRERLSALGLSLDQKTDAEKELLLLQQGATGAEASSMMSVVEGAPAAPGGPLSASSSSPGSMEDLLQGDVEANLSGGRSDTPDNLSQDSGDLLGSGSMPDCTTGSEVSMVDLQERIIAMEENQQSVSEELEATIQELTEQQMTVEEISSENEQLQKENAVIMESLRQQTERLEQSRAEVDELKTLLAQKQPKLEKSTSTSHLSAPASPIIGEAMRRVRRSSSSSSERGKDGQATASADAATIPSDIPESQDVIDSAIGNAQVEAERAKSRCAELERSLGKKSRELARLEDRVQKLEADRTCANDDIRDLKFQLDHMTAEVRMKDDEISGLRESAEELERTAQSHVSEKRQDSILISELQGAIKNLKQQKGDLEQELTNAQRQRETDAEEWRQFQADLQTAVVIANDMRTEAQEELLQLKKDYNELKQRLHSVHASPGSSGETTPKQKDPQIQGRVQDYLASVEKDLSALRQGAGVKRPDNASPINVKNLVKSFNVASQSPPSPTATVPPAQVSPLTLHGVTLREKNPASTANPQWRHSQPNPSLPRLLEDETDSPQGKVTSPGGEGGRRSSVPSIPELEALQNVPEAPPSSKDQTAGSQPAVGPESRSPVARGILKKKEVARTVPVPAAPANNNDRRDSTSVRDPLAALVKRERGGSKRNALLKWCQRKTQGYTGIDVTNFSTSWNDGLSFCALLHSYLPEKVPFSELTAQNKRKNFTTAFQAAESVGIPTFLSVDELVQTERPDWQAIMAYVTSIYAKFENV; encoded by the exons ATGAAGAGATCCAGACCGCCTTTTGGGACGTCCGCCGGTTTTCGGCCTCCGTCAAGCCTGGCGGGTAGTCGCGTAGGCAGCTTTCGCGGCGTGGGAAGGTCTGACTTGATGGCGTCAGCAGCGCGGTCGTCGTCGACACCTGGCCAGGTGACCAGCAGTGCAGCTGTGATCAGCAGGAGCAGACACTACCTCAGCCGCAGTCAGGAGCACCTGGCAGACGACCCAACAGCTTCCTCCAGGAGGGTCCCAGCCAGGCCAAAGTCAAGTCTGG GCCTTGCCACTGCAGTAGCTCCCAGGAAAACCAGCAGCTCTTCAAATGCATCCTCCACTTCAGCAAAGGACGGCGGATGCCGCGAGAAAAATGTTCCCGCCCGAGAAAATGGCGGCAGCAAGGACAAGACAGTCACAACTAAAGAAAACACTAAGGAGAAGAGCGTTGCAGCCAAGGAAACCGCAGCAAAAACAGACGCTTCCAAGGAGAAACTGCCCAAGGAGAGGACCAAGTCAGACAGCAGCTCCAGAAGACTTTCGAAAGACAAGACTGGAGCGTCCAAGTCGCGTCCCAGCGACAAGAGGGTGCAGCCCGTGGCTCCCACACGTGTTTCCTCGGGGAGGGATAACGAGGTTACCACCCGCCCGGTCGCGTCGCGGATCGATATGGACGTGCTGAAGGAGGAGCTGCGACAGGTTCGGCTGCTGCTGGAACGGCAGGTGGAACAGGGCCCCGCCACGAGCGGCGAGGAGCGGAACAGCGTACACGAGACCCTCGTGAAGATGATCGAACAGCTACAACAGCAGAACCAGACCATCAGCCAGGAACTGACGGGACTCCGCGGCGAG AATCGTCTCCTGAGGGAAAGACTCAGTGCCCTGGGTCTGTCACTGGACCAGAAGACTGATGCAGAAAaggagttgttgttgttgcaacaaGGCGCCACAGGTGCCGAGGCCTCCTCCATGATGAGCGTGGTCGAGGGTGCACCTGCAGCGCCTGGGGGGCCTTTGAGTGCTTCCAGTTCCTCCCCAG gctcCATGGAGGATCTACTCCAGGGCGATGTGGAGGCTAACCTGAGTGGAGGGAGGAGCGACACGCCCGACAACCTGAGTCAGGACTCGGGCGACCTCCTGGGCAGTGGGAGCATGCCGGACTGCACGACCGGCAGCGAGGTGTCCATGGTCGATCTACAGGAGAGGATCATCGCCATGGAGGAGAACCAACAGAGCGTCAGCGAGGAGCTGGAGGCTACCATTCAG GAGCTGACTGAACAACAGATGACTGTTGAGGAAATTTCCTCCGAGAACGAACAGCTTCAAAAAGAAAACGCTGTCATCATGGAGTCCCTACGCCAGCAGACTGAGCGACTTGAGCAGAGCCGAGCAGAGGTGGACGAGCTGAAGACTCTTCTCGCCCAGAAGCAACCCAAACTGGAGAAGTCCACATCTACGTCTCATCTCAGCGCTCCCGCTAGTCCAATCATTGGGGAGGCTATGAGACGCGTACGACGATCAAGCTCGTCAAGCTCGGAAAGAGGGAAGGACGGGCAAGCTACGGCGAGCGCGGATGCCGCAACGATACCGTCGGACATTCCAGAATCCCAGGACGTGATAGACAGCGCGATAGGAAATGCACAGGTGGAAGCGGAACGTGCGAAGTCGCGGTGCGCGGAGCTGGAACGGTCGCTCGGGAAGAAGAGCAGAGAGCTGGCTCGACTCGAGGACAGGGTGCAGAAACTCGAGGCTGACAGGACATGTGCTAATGATGACATCAGAGACCTGAAATTCCAGCTGGATCATATGACAGCTGAAGTTAGAATGAAG GATGATGAGATTTCTGGTCTGCGTGAGTCGGCCGAAGAGCTTGAGCGGACAGCGCAGAGTCATGTCTCCGAAAAGCGACAAGATTCCATCCTCATCTCCGAACTGCAAGGAGCCATCAAAAACCTCAAGCAGCAAAAA GGTGATCTGGAGCAAGAGTTGACCAATGCTCAGCGACAGCGTGAGACCGATGCGGAGGAGTGGCGACAGTTCCAGGCCGACCTGCAGACCGCGGTCGTCATCGCTAACGACATGAGAACGGAGGCTCAGGAGGAACTGCTGCAGCTGAAGAAGGACTACAACGAGCTGAAACAGAGACTACACAGTGTCCATG CTAGTCCCGGCAGCAGTGGAGAGACCACACCCAAACAGAAGGATCCACAGATACAGGGCAGGGTGCAGGACTATCTAGCCTCTGTGGAGAAGGACCTGTCAGCTCTTAG ACAGGGAGCAGGTGTGAAGAGACCAGACAATGCCTCCCCCATCAACGTTAAAAACCTGGTCAAGTCTTTCAACGTGGCGTCTCAGAGTCCACCATCGCCCACGGCAACCGTACCGCCCGCACAAGTCTCACCTCTGACCCTGCACGGTGTGACACTCAG GGAGAAGAACCCAGCCTCGACAGCCAATCCGCAGTGGCGACACAGCCAGCCCAACCCGTCCTTACCTCGGCTGTTAGAGGACGAGACTGACTCCCCCCAAGGCAAGGTCACATCacctggtggggaggggggcaggaggaGCAGTGTGCCCAGCATTCCTG AATTAGAAGCTCTGCAAAATGTCCcagaagcgccacctagcagtaaGGATCAGACAGCAGGCTCGCAGCCCGCGGTCGGTCCGGAGTCTCGGAGCCCCGTGGCGAGGGGAATCCTGAAGAAGAAGGAAGTAGCAAGGACGGTTCCTGTTCCTGCCGCTCCGGCTAATAA CAATGACAGAAGAGACTCCACCAGTGTCAGAGACCCCCTGGCAGCTCTAGTGAAGAGGGAGAGGGGAGGATCCAAGAGGAACGCGCTGTTGAAATGGTGTCAGAGGAAGACACAGGGATATACG GGCATAGATGTGACAAACTTCAGCACCAGTTGGAACGATGGTCTCTCCTTCTGCGCACTTCTCCACTCCTACCTGCCAGAAAAAGTGCCGTTCTCTGAGCTAACAGCCCAGAACAAG AGGAAAAACTTCACAACTGCCTTCCAAGCGGCAGAGAGTGTTGGAATTCCCACTTTCCTG AGTGTGGACGAGTTGGTACAGACGGAGCGGCCAGACTGGCAGGCGATCATGGCCTACGTGACGTCCATCTACGCCAAATTTGAGAACGTGTAA
- the LOC136441755 gene encoding cytospin-A-like isoform X1, with product MKRSRPPFGTSAGFRPPSSLAGSRVGSFRGVGRSDLMASAARSSSTPGQVTSSAAVISRSRHYLSRSQEHLADDPTASSRRVPARPKSSLGLATAVAPRKTSSSSNASSTSAKDGGCREKNVPARENGGSKDKTVTTKENTKEKSVAAKETAAKTDASKEKLPKERTKSDSSSRRLSKDKTGASKSRPSDKRVQPVAPTRVSSGRDNEVTTRPVASRIDMDVLKEELRQVRLLLERQVEQGPATSGEERNSVHETLVKMIEQLQQQNQTISQELTGLRGENRLLRERLSALGLSLDQKTDAEKELLLLQQGATGAEASSMMSVVEGAPAAPGGPLSASSSSPGSMEDLLQGDVEANLSGGRSDTPDNLSQDSGDLLGSGSMPDCTTGSEVSMVDLQERIIAMEENQQSVSEELEATIQELTEQQMTVEEISSENEQLQKENAVIMESLRQQTERLEQSRAEVDELKTLLAQKQPKLEKSTSTSHLSAPASPIIGEAMRRVRRSSSSSSERGKDGQATASADAATIPSDIPESQDVIDSAIGNAQVEAERAKSRCAELERSLGKKSRELARLEDRVQKLEADRTCANDDIRDLKFQLDHMTAEVRMKDDEISGLRESAEELERTAQSHVSEKRQDSILISELQGAIKNLKQQKGDLEQELTNAQRQRETDAEEWRQFQADLQTAVVIANDMRTEAQEELLQLKKDYNELKQRLHSVHASPGSSGETTPKQKDPQIQGRVQDYLASVEKDLSALRQGAGVKRPDNASPINVKNLVKSFNVASQSPPSPTATVPPAQVSPLTLHGVTLSPKEEEEEKNPASTANPQWRHSQPNPSLPRLLEDETDSPQGKVTSPGGEGGRRSSVPSIPELEALQNVPEAPPSSKDQTAGSQPAVGPESRSPVARGILKKKEVARTVPVPAAPANNNDRRDSTSVRDPLAALVKRERGGSKRNALLKWCQRKTQGYTGIDVTNFSTSWNDGLSFCALLHSYLPEKVPFSELTAQNKRKNFTTAFQAAESVGIPTFLSVDELVQTERPDWQAIMAYVTSIYAKFENV from the exons ATGAAGAGATCCAGACCGCCTTTTGGGACGTCCGCCGGTTTTCGGCCTCCGTCAAGCCTGGCGGGTAGTCGCGTAGGCAGCTTTCGCGGCGTGGGAAGGTCTGACTTGATGGCGTCAGCAGCGCGGTCGTCGTCGACACCTGGCCAGGTGACCAGCAGTGCAGCTGTGATCAGCAGGAGCAGACACTACCTCAGCCGCAGTCAGGAGCACCTGGCAGACGACCCAACAGCTTCCTCCAGGAGGGTCCCAGCCAGGCCAAAGTCAAGTCTGG GCCTTGCCACTGCAGTAGCTCCCAGGAAAACCAGCAGCTCTTCAAATGCATCCTCCACTTCAGCAAAGGACGGCGGATGCCGCGAGAAAAATGTTCCCGCCCGAGAAAATGGCGGCAGCAAGGACAAGACAGTCACAACTAAAGAAAACACTAAGGAGAAGAGCGTTGCAGCCAAGGAAACCGCAGCAAAAACAGACGCTTCCAAGGAGAAACTGCCCAAGGAGAGGACCAAGTCAGACAGCAGCTCCAGAAGACTTTCGAAAGACAAGACTGGAGCGTCCAAGTCGCGTCCCAGCGACAAGAGGGTGCAGCCCGTGGCTCCCACACGTGTTTCCTCGGGGAGGGATAACGAGGTTACCACCCGCCCGGTCGCGTCGCGGATCGATATGGACGTGCTGAAGGAGGAGCTGCGACAGGTTCGGCTGCTGCTGGAACGGCAGGTGGAACAGGGCCCCGCCACGAGCGGCGAGGAGCGGAACAGCGTACACGAGACCCTCGTGAAGATGATCGAACAGCTACAACAGCAGAACCAGACCATCAGCCAGGAACTGACGGGACTCCGCGGCGAG AATCGTCTCCTGAGGGAAAGACTCAGTGCCCTGGGTCTGTCACTGGACCAGAAGACTGATGCAGAAAaggagttgttgttgttgcaacaaGGCGCCACAGGTGCCGAGGCCTCCTCCATGATGAGCGTGGTCGAGGGTGCACCTGCAGCGCCTGGGGGGCCTTTGAGTGCTTCCAGTTCCTCCCCAG gctcCATGGAGGATCTACTCCAGGGCGATGTGGAGGCTAACCTGAGTGGAGGGAGGAGCGACACGCCCGACAACCTGAGTCAGGACTCGGGCGACCTCCTGGGCAGTGGGAGCATGCCGGACTGCACGACCGGCAGCGAGGTGTCCATGGTCGATCTACAGGAGAGGATCATCGCCATGGAGGAGAACCAACAGAGCGTCAGCGAGGAGCTGGAGGCTACCATTCAG GAGCTGACTGAACAACAGATGACTGTTGAGGAAATTTCCTCCGAGAACGAACAGCTTCAAAAAGAAAACGCTGTCATCATGGAGTCCCTACGCCAGCAGACTGAGCGACTTGAGCAGAGCCGAGCAGAGGTGGACGAGCTGAAGACTCTTCTCGCCCAGAAGCAACCCAAACTGGAGAAGTCCACATCTACGTCTCATCTCAGCGCTCCCGCTAGTCCAATCATTGGGGAGGCTATGAGACGCGTACGACGATCAAGCTCGTCAAGCTCGGAAAGAGGGAAGGACGGGCAAGCTACGGCGAGCGCGGATGCCGCAACGATACCGTCGGACATTCCAGAATCCCAGGACGTGATAGACAGCGCGATAGGAAATGCACAGGTGGAAGCGGAACGTGCGAAGTCGCGGTGCGCGGAGCTGGAACGGTCGCTCGGGAAGAAGAGCAGAGAGCTGGCTCGACTCGAGGACAGGGTGCAGAAACTCGAGGCTGACAGGACATGTGCTAATGATGACATCAGAGACCTGAAATTCCAGCTGGATCATATGACAGCTGAAGTTAGAATGAAG GATGATGAGATTTCTGGTCTGCGTGAGTCGGCCGAAGAGCTTGAGCGGACAGCGCAGAGTCATGTCTCCGAAAAGCGACAAGATTCCATCCTCATCTCCGAACTGCAAGGAGCCATCAAAAACCTCAAGCAGCAAAAA GGTGATCTGGAGCAAGAGTTGACCAATGCTCAGCGACAGCGTGAGACCGATGCGGAGGAGTGGCGACAGTTCCAGGCCGACCTGCAGACCGCGGTCGTCATCGCTAACGACATGAGAACGGAGGCTCAGGAGGAACTGCTGCAGCTGAAGAAGGACTACAACGAGCTGAAACAGAGACTACACAGTGTCCATG CTAGTCCCGGCAGCAGTGGAGAGACCACACCCAAACAGAAGGATCCACAGATACAGGGCAGGGTGCAGGACTATCTAGCCTCTGTGGAGAAGGACCTGTCAGCTCTTAG ACAGGGAGCAGGTGTGAAGAGACCAGACAATGCCTCCCCCATCAACGTTAAAAACCTGGTCAAGTCTTTCAACGTGGCGTCTCAGAGTCCACCATCGCCCACGGCAACCGTACCGCCCGCACAAGTCTCACCTCTGACCCTGCACGGTGTGACACTCAG TCCTAAAGAGGAGGAGGA GGAGAAGAACCCAGCCTCGACAGCCAATCCGCAGTGGCGACACAGCCAGCCCAACCCGTCCTTACCTCGGCTGTTAGAGGACGAGACTGACTCCCCCCAAGGCAAGGTCACATCacctggtggggaggggggcaggaggaGCAGTGTGCCCAGCATTCCTG AATTAGAAGCTCTGCAAAATGTCCcagaagcgccacctagcagtaaGGATCAGACAGCAGGCTCGCAGCCCGCGGTCGGTCCGGAGTCTCGGAGCCCCGTGGCGAGGGGAATCCTGAAGAAGAAGGAAGTAGCAAGGACGGTTCCTGTTCCTGCCGCTCCGGCTAATAA CAATGACAGAAGAGACTCCACCAGTGTCAGAGACCCCCTGGCAGCTCTAGTGAAGAGGGAGAGGGGAGGATCCAAGAGGAACGCGCTGTTGAAATGGTGTCAGAGGAAGACACAGGGATATACG GGCATAGATGTGACAAACTTCAGCACCAGTTGGAACGATGGTCTCTCCTTCTGCGCACTTCTCCACTCCTACCTGCCAGAAAAAGTGCCGTTCTCTGAGCTAACAGCCCAGAACAAG AGGAAAAACTTCACAACTGCCTTCCAAGCGGCAGAGAGTGTTGGAATTCCCACTTTCCTG AGTGTGGACGAGTTGGTACAGACGGAGCGGCCAGACTGGCAGGCGATCATGGCCTACGTGACGTCCATCTACGCCAAATTTGAGAACGTGTAA